The following coding sequences lie in one Spirosoma sp. KUDC1026 genomic window:
- a CDS encoding GMC family oxidoreductase, whose amino-acid sequence MDPFQIQKAPTVYDVIVVGSGAGGGMAAYTLAKAGAKVALLEAGGYFDPADPKYITQLKWPWESPRRGASTTRPFGDFDAAWGGWDIEGEPYTTAKGTEFHWFRSRMLGGRTNHWGRISLRFAPDDFRRKSMTGVGEDWPIGYDDLKPFYDRVDRLIGVFGSVENMPSEPDGIFLPPPKPRLHELMIRKGARSIGIPVIPSRLSILTKPINEERGQCFYCSQCGRACQAYADFSSSSVLVKPALKTGNVTLVNGAMVREVLTDPNTGLATGVSYVNTQTLQEVTVKAKVVVLAASAGETARLLLNSKSSRFPTGLANSSNVVGKYINDSTGASRSAFIPALMDRKRYNEDGVGGMHVFTPWWLDNKKLDFPRGYHIEYWGGMGMPAYGFGWGIEGMNEMIPGRDGKNKAGGGYGAGLKDDYRRFYGAYVGMAGRGEPVPLESNYCEIDPNVVDKYGIPVLRFNYKWSDYEVKQAKHMQDTFEEIIHSMGGIALGKKPGPENNYGLEAPGKIIHEVGTARMGKDPKNSALNGYQQAHDVKNLFVVDAAAFPSQGDKNVTWTILASSMRTSEYLIDEVKKKNI is encoded by the coding sequence ATGGACCCGTTTCAGATTCAAAAAGCCCCGACCGTATACGATGTCATCGTCGTTGGTTCTGGTGCCGGGGGCGGCATGGCCGCTTACACCCTCGCGAAAGCCGGGGCCAAAGTAGCCCTGCTGGAAGCTGGTGGTTATTTTGACCCTGCCGATCCGAAGTACATTACTCAGCTGAAATGGCCCTGGGAGTCACCCCGTCGTGGTGCCAGCACAACCCGTCCGTTCGGTGATTTCGATGCGGCCTGGGGGGGCTGGGACATTGAAGGGGAACCCTACACAACCGCGAAAGGCACTGAATTCCACTGGTTCCGGTCGCGGATGCTGGGTGGCCGGACTAACCACTGGGGCCGGATTTCGCTCCGCTTCGCCCCCGACGATTTCCGCCGGAAAAGTATGACGGGCGTTGGCGAGGACTGGCCGATCGGCTACGATGATCTGAAACCTTTCTACGACCGCGTTGACCGCCTGATCGGCGTATTCGGCTCTGTTGAGAACATGCCGTCCGAGCCCGATGGCATCTTCCTGCCCCCGCCGAAGCCCCGTCTGCACGAGCTGATGATCCGGAAAGGAGCCCGCAGCATCGGTATTCCGGTCATTCCGTCGCGGCTGTCGATCCTAACCAAACCCATCAATGAGGAGCGCGGCCAGTGTTTCTACTGCAGCCAGTGCGGCCGGGCCTGCCAGGCCTATGCCGATTTCTCGTCGTCGTCGGTACTCGTTAAACCAGCCCTGAAAACGGGTAACGTAACGCTGGTGAACGGCGCGATGGTACGCGAAGTCCTGACCGATCCGAACACGGGCCTGGCGACCGGCGTAAGCTACGTCAACACCCAGACCCTGCAGGAAGTAACCGTAAAAGCCAAAGTTGTCGTGCTGGCTGCCAGCGCGGGCGAAACGGCGCGGTTGCTGCTTAACTCGAAGTCGAGCCGTTTCCCAACGGGCCTGGCCAACTCGAGCAACGTGGTCGGTAAATACATCAATGACTCCACGGGCGCATCCCGGTCGGCCTTCATTCCGGCCTTGATGGACCGCAAACGCTACAACGAAGATGGCGTAGGCGGGATGCACGTCTTTACCCCCTGGTGGCTGGATAACAAGAAACTGGATTTCCCGCGGGGCTACCACATCGAATACTGGGGCGGCATGGGCATGCCGGCTTACGGCTTTGGCTGGGGCATTGAAGGCATGAACGAAATGATTCCGGGCCGCGATGGAAAAAACAAAGCCGGCGGTGGCTACGGAGCCGGTCTGAAAGACGATTACCGCCGGTTCTACGGCGCGTACGTTGGGATGGCCGGGCGCGGTGAACCCGTCCCCCTCGAAAGCAACTACTGCGAAATCGACCCGAACGTTGTGGACAAATACGGTATTCCGGTACTCCGCTTCAATTACAAATGGTCGGATTACGAAGTGAAGCAGGCCAAGCACATGCAGGATACGTTCGAGGAAATTATTCACTCGATGGGCGGGATTGCACTGGGTAAGAAACCCGGTCCGGAAAACAACTACGGACTGGAAGCACCCGGCAAAATCATCCACGAGGTCGGAACGGCCCGCATGGGTAAAGATCCGAAGAACTCGGCGCTGAACGGGTACCAGCAGGCCCACGACGTGAAGAACCTGTTCGTGGTGGACGCGGCTGCGTTCCCATCGCAGGGGGACAAAAACGTAACGTGGACGATCCTGGCGTCATCCATGCGTACGTCGGAGTATCTGATTGACGAGGTGAAAAAGAAAAATATCTGA
- a CDS encoding CTP synthase: MAATGPKSAKYIFVTGGVTSSLGKGIIASSLATLLQSRGLTVTIQKFDPYINIDPGTLNPYEHGECYVTDDGAETDLDLGHYERFLNRPTSQANNITTGRIYNNVITRERRGDFLGKTVQVVPHITDEIKRNIRLLGDTGEYDIVITEIGGCVGDIESLPFVEAVRQLKFELGERDTLVVHLTLVPYLQSAGELKTKPTQHSVRMLLENGVQPDIIVCRTEHPLPQDIRRKIALFCNVQVSSVVEAIDADTIYDVPLLMQKERLDQRALYMLGMYNDKDAELDAWKNFLGRLRNPGETVRIGLVGKYVELHDAYKSIAESFVHAGAQNECKVKLEWIQSETLVDEHHCAETLRDLDGVLVAPGFGERGIDGKINAVRFVRENNIPFLGICLGMQMSVIEYARNVLGIENAHSTEMDPHTDAPVINMMEEQKKVTDMGGTMRLGAYPCKIEKDSRAYQIYGKTQISERHRHRYEFNNDYLESFAKAGMRATGINPETGLVEIVEVASHPWFVGVQFHPELKSTVMNPHPLFVQFVKAGLAYHRQKQEAPVSSADASTLTTHVETADVVD, from the coding sequence ATGGCGGCTACGGGACCAAAATCCGCGAAATATATTTTTGTTACGGGCGGGGTAACTTCATCACTTGGTAAAGGCATCATTGCCTCATCATTAGCGACACTTCTTCAATCTCGGGGGCTTACGGTAACGATCCAGAAATTCGATCCGTACATCAACATCGACCCTGGTACGCTTAATCCGTACGAACACGGCGAATGCTACGTTACCGACGACGGAGCGGAAACGGACCTGGATCTGGGGCACTACGAGCGCTTTCTGAATCGCCCCACTTCACAGGCCAACAACATCACCACGGGCCGTATTTACAACAACGTCATCACCCGCGAACGCCGGGGCGATTTTCTGGGAAAAACCGTACAGGTCGTACCGCACATCACCGATGAGATCAAACGGAACATCCGATTGCTGGGTGATACGGGTGAGTACGACATCGTCATCACCGAAATTGGCGGCTGCGTGGGCGACATCGAGTCGTTGCCTTTCGTGGAGGCCGTGCGCCAGCTGAAGTTCGAACTGGGCGAACGGGATACGCTCGTTGTGCACCTGACTTTGGTACCGTATCTGCAGTCAGCGGGCGAGCTGAAAACTAAACCCACGCAGCACTCGGTCCGGATGCTGCTGGAAAACGGGGTACAGCCCGACATCATTGTCTGCCGGACGGAGCACCCGCTGCCGCAGGATATCCGGCGGAAGATTGCCCTGTTCTGCAACGTACAGGTCAGCTCAGTGGTTGAAGCCATCGACGCCGATACAATTTACGACGTTCCCCTGCTGATGCAGAAGGAGCGGCTCGACCAGCGGGCGCTGTACATGCTGGGCATGTACAACGACAAGGACGCTGAGCTGGACGCCTGGAAAAACTTTCTGGGGCGGCTGCGAAATCCCGGCGAAACCGTACGGATCGGGCTGGTCGGGAAGTACGTCGAACTGCATGATGCCTACAAATCCATTGCTGAATCATTTGTTCACGCCGGGGCGCAGAACGAGTGTAAAGTAAAGCTGGAGTGGATTCAGTCCGAAACGCTGGTCGACGAACACCACTGCGCCGAAACCCTGCGTGACCTGGACGGTGTGCTGGTTGCCCCTGGCTTCGGCGAGCGCGGTATCGATGGCAAGATCAACGCCGTTCGTTTCGTGCGGGAGAATAACATTCCATTCCTGGGTATCTGCCTGGGCATGCAGATGTCGGTCATCGAATACGCCCGGAACGTACTGGGGATCGAGAACGCCCACTCGACCGAAATGGATCCGCATACCGACGCGCCCGTCATCAATATGATGGAGGAGCAGAAAAAAGTGACCGACATGGGCGGCACGATGCGGCTGGGCGCGTATCCCTGCAAGATCGAAAAAGACTCGCGGGCCTACCAGATCTACGGTAAAACGCAGATCAGCGAGCGGCACCGGCACCGCTACGAGTTCAACAACGACTACCTGGAGTCGTTTGCCAAGGCGGGCATGCGCGCTACGGGAATCAACCCCGAAACCGGTCTGGTCGAGATCGTTGAGGTAGCCAGTCACCCCTGGTTCGTGGGCGTTCAGTTCCACCCCGAGCTGAAAAGTACGGTGATGAATCCCCATCCGCTGTTCGTGCAGTTCGTCAAAGCGGGGCTGGCGTATCACCGGCAAAAGCAGGAAGCGCCGGTTTCGTCCGCTGATGCCAGCACGCTGACCACTCATGTAGAAACCGCGGACGTGGTTGATTAA
- a CDS encoding tetratricopeptide repeat protein, which produces MPHSQTRLDHSRPVGFSYARLVSTLILGLFTTLAASAQRTLSYAEPDYHYRNGLELFEKNNYAAARYEFRQYLEPLRGNGSRTLLNTNNQNVVEAEYYVALTSLYVDEPGAELLVDRFVKNHSEHPKSSQLYGDLGTYYFNRQDYAKATGFLEKAIAQGGSNAQQTANKYKLALSYYNTQDFQRALPLLNEVKNDASSPDAPAASYYAGAINFQNRNFNEAVTDFRKVEKNPLYQDQVPNWIAQALYRQRRFDDLLAYTEPLLRRSNAANLNDVALFTAEVYYQQNQFAKAIPYYKRYVTAAGARTPGAVRFRYGQSLFRTNAYQEAITQLKTLSGGKDTTAQYAAYTLGISYLQTQNPTFALSSFDQAGRLAYNRQIQEEARFNHAKLQLDQNNGADAVKELTAFLKDYPGSTFENEANELISEAYFASNNYPAAIAYIEGLKRRTPKINGTYQRLTYNQGVSDFNAERYPQAVANLDKSLKFPVDKDLQQGAQFWKAEAYSAGRQYDTAIPLYTTVSQGGSEYAIRSLYALGYAYYNKKEYARALPYFRDFVARGKSADGADMAAQVQDATIRLADCYFAGKQYENAMRSYDQAIAQNAPDKDYAAYQKAVILSYVGRDSEAKAQFDQVQRQFPNSRFVDESLLQTANVDFEKGSYQAAIQGFTKLIRDKPRSTLVPAALLKRAIAYGNLQQYDNAIGDYRKILADYGDSEQAQSALLGIQNTLSDAGRPEEFSQVLGQYKKNNPTSTDVERVQFDNAKNIYFSEKYDQAVQSLQSFIQDYPASPNLNEARFYLAEAYRQTNDPASAIRYYNQIVSSNQTEFLVRAATRAAELESSQKNYSQAIRNYRAILNRAQNRADQVTAQLGLMDTYFVYPKLDSSLTIARELAAGGSVVAGAQNRAQLMLGKIAFARNDYKTAKTEFDRTIALAKDVNGAEAQYYLGDILFRQKKYKESVATLLKFNENFAEFEYWKGKAFLLVADNNIAQDELAQAKAVLNSIIENSSDQTIIAEAKQKLTGLEGK; this is translated from the coding sequence ATGCCCCATTCCCAAACCCGGTTGGATCATAGCCGGCCAGTCGGTTTCTCATATGCCCGGTTGGTTTCTACGCTGATCCTTGGGCTGTTTACGACGCTGGCGGCTTCGGCCCAGCGCACCCTGAGTTATGCCGAACCCGATTATCATTATCGCAACGGCCTGGAGCTATTTGAAAAAAACAATTATGCAGCTGCCCGTTACGAGTTTCGGCAGTACCTGGAGCCTCTGCGCGGCAATGGCTCCCGCACACTGCTGAATACCAACAATCAGAACGTGGTGGAGGCCGAGTACTACGTTGCGCTCACGAGCCTGTACGTTGACGAACCCGGCGCGGAACTGCTTGTCGACCGGTTTGTCAAGAACCACAGCGAGCACCCGAAATCCAGCCAGCTCTACGGTGACCTGGGGACGTATTATTTCAACCGGCAGGATTACGCCAAAGCCACGGGGTTTCTGGAGAAAGCCATCGCGCAGGGCGGCAGCAATGCCCAGCAGACAGCCAATAAATACAAACTGGCGCTGTCGTATTACAATACCCAGGATTTTCAACGGGCGCTTCCGCTGCTCAACGAGGTGAAGAACGATGCCAGTTCACCCGACGCACCGGCGGCTTCCTACTACGCGGGGGCCATTAATTTCCAAAACCGCAACTTCAACGAAGCGGTCACCGATTTCCGTAAGGTCGAGAAGAATCCACTCTACCAGGATCAGGTTCCTAACTGGATCGCGCAGGCCCTCTATCGCCAGCGTCGGTTCGACGACCTGCTGGCTTATACCGAGCCCTTGCTCCGGCGCTCCAACGCAGCCAACCTGAACGACGTAGCTCTGTTCACTGCCGAGGTTTACTACCAGCAGAATCAGTTCGCGAAGGCTATCCCCTACTACAAACGCTACGTAACAGCCGCAGGAGCCCGCACGCCGGGAGCGGTACGTTTCCGCTACGGGCAGTCGCTGTTCCGGACCAATGCGTACCAGGAGGCCATCACGCAGCTCAAAACGCTGTCGGGCGGCAAGGACACGACAGCTCAGTACGCAGCCTATACGTTGGGGATTAGTTACTTACAGACGCAAAATCCAACGTTCGCGCTATCGTCTTTCGATCAGGCAGGTCGACTGGCGTATAACCGCCAGATTCAGGAAGAAGCCCGGTTCAACCACGCCAAGCTGCAGCTGGACCAGAATAACGGGGCTGATGCGGTAAAAGAACTGACGGCTTTTCTTAAGGATTATCCCGGTAGTACGTTCGAAAACGAAGCTAACGAGCTTATCAGCGAAGCGTATTTTGCCTCGAACAATTACCCGGCGGCCATTGCCTACATCGAAGGGCTGAAACGGCGGACGCCCAAGATCAACGGTACGTACCAACGACTGACCTACAACCAGGGCGTGAGCGATTTCAACGCCGAACGATACCCGCAGGCGGTAGCCAACCTGGACAAATCACTGAAGTTTCCGGTTGACAAAGACCTGCAGCAGGGTGCTCAGTTCTGGAAAGCCGAAGCTTATTCGGCGGGTCGCCAGTACGATACGGCTATCCCCCTCTACACCACGGTTAGTCAGGGGGGCAGCGAGTACGCTATCCGCAGTTTATACGCCCTGGGATACGCGTACTACAACAAAAAAGAGTACGCCCGGGCGCTCCCCTACTTCCGCGATTTCGTAGCCCGCGGTAAAAGCGCCGACGGTGCCGACATGGCCGCTCAGGTGCAGGATGCCACCATTCGACTGGCCGATTGCTATTTTGCGGGTAAGCAGTACGAAAACGCGATGCGTTCCTATGACCAGGCCATCGCCCAGAACGCGCCGGACAAAGATTATGCGGCCTACCAGAAAGCCGTCATTCTGAGCTACGTAGGCCGCGATTCGGAGGCCAAGGCCCAGTTTGATCAGGTGCAGCGGCAATTCCCCAATTCCCGCTTCGTGGATGAATCGCTCCTGCAAACGGCGAACGTAGATTTCGAAAAAGGATCGTACCAGGCCGCCATTCAGGGCTTCACGAAGCTGATTCGCGACAAACCACGGAGCACGCTGGTGCCAGCCGCCCTGCTCAAACGTGCCATTGCCTACGGAAACCTGCAGCAGTACGACAACGCCATTGGCGACTACCGGAAAATCCTGGCTGATTACGGCGACTCCGAACAGGCGCAGAGTGCGCTGCTGGGCATTCAGAATACCCTCAGCGACGCTGGTCGCCCCGAAGAGTTCTCGCAGGTGCTGGGACAATACAAGAAGAATAACCCAACCAGCACCGACGTCGAGCGCGTTCAGTTCGACAACGCAAAGAACATTTATTTCAGCGAAAAATACGACCAGGCGGTTCAGTCGCTACAATCCTTTATTCAGGACTATCCGGCCAGTCCGAACCTGAACGAAGCCCGGTTCTACCTGGCGGAAGCGTACCGGCAGACCAACGATCCGGCCAGTGCTATCCGGTACTATAACCAGATTGTTTCGAGCAACCAGACGGAGTTTCTGGTGCGGGCGGCCACGCGGGCGGCAGAGCTGGAATCCAGCCAGAAAAACTACAGCCAGGCCATCCGGAACTACCGGGCGATCCTGAACCGGGCGCAGAATCGGGCCGATCAGGTGACAGCACAACTGGGCCTGATGGATACCTATTTCGTGTACCCCAAGCTGGATTCATCGCTGACGATCGCCCGCGAACTGGCAGCAGGGGGTAGCGTCGTTGCGGGGGCTCAGAATCGGGCGCAATTGATGCTGGGCAAAATAGCGTTTGCGCGTAATGACTACAAAACGGCTAAAACCGAGTTCGACAGGACGATCGCACTGGCCAAGGACGTAAACGGCGCCGAAGCCCAGTACTACCTCGGCGACATCCTGTTCCGGCAGAAAAAGTACAAGGAATCGGTGGCTACGCTGCTGAAATTCAACGAGAATTTTGCCGAGTTCGAATACTGGAAAGGCAAAGCGTTCCTGCTGGTGGCGGATAATAACATCGCTCAGGACGAACTGGCCCAGGCCAAAGCCGTGCTTAATTCCATCATCGAAAACTCATCGGATCAGACCATCATTGCCGAAGCCAAACAAAAACTGACGGGACTGGAGGGCAAATAA
- a CDS encoding gluconate 2-dehydrogenase subunit 3 family protein, which translates to MKRRDSLKALSLTGFGLAVTPVEAAIPAPPEKPLVIPGGRQKFEAERDAKLNAQKFFTPHELQTVTVLSDIIIPADERSGSASQAGVPAFIEFIMKDMPQNQTPMRGGIRWLDNTCTKRYGKPFVECTKAQQIELVDQIAYPKLAKPDMTQGAAFFSLMRNLTASGFYSSQMGVKDLGYVGNVPNQWDGVPDDVLKQYGLAYEERELKGYDYKG; encoded by the coding sequence ATGAAACGCAGAGATTCCTTAAAAGCGTTATCGCTGACCGGTTTTGGCCTGGCCGTCACGCCCGTCGAAGCCGCTATTCCAGCGCCCCCCGAAAAACCCCTGGTCATACCGGGTGGCCGGCAGAAGTTTGAGGCCGAGCGGGATGCCAAACTGAACGCGCAGAAATTTTTTACGCCCCACGAACTGCAGACCGTAACCGTACTGTCGGACATTATCATCCCGGCCGATGAGCGGTCGGGTAGTGCGTCGCAGGCCGGGGTCCCCGCTTTCATCGAGTTTATCATGAAAGACATGCCGCAGAACCAGACCCCCATGCGGGGCGGCATCCGCTGGCTGGACAACACCTGCACCAAACGGTACGGTAAACCATTTGTTGAATGCACAAAAGCGCAGCAGATCGAACTGGTGGACCAGATTGCGTACCCGAAACTGGCGAAACCCGACATGACGCAGGGGGCAGCCTTCTTCTCGCTGATGCGTAACCTGACGGCGTCGGGCTTTTACAGCAGCCAGATGGGGGTTAAGGACCTCGGCTACGTGGGTAACGTGCCTAACCAGTGGGACGGTGTGCCCGATGACGTACTGAAACAGTACGGGCTGGCCTACGAAGAGCGCGAACTGAAAGGATACGATTACAAAGGTTAA
- a CDS encoding M61 family metallopeptidase, which translates to MKKNARLLYLLTVWTFFASLSLAARPRAAEDPNPVAPAASITYTLAMPEPQTHYFEVTMQLKNTAVATGARKNGYVDIKMPVWTPGSYLIREYAKNVEGFSATASGKPVRSEKIRKNAWRVFSNDDDLTIRYRVYANELTVRTSFVDADHGYVTPASMFMFHDALKSQPHRVVVQPYTTWKNVATGLKPVSGAAYTYEAPDYDRLVDSPIEIGNHKTFSFTASNVPHTVAMFGEVEYDEKRLAADYKRVCETAASVVGEHPCQDYTFIVHHIPQGGGGLEHLNSTTLETNRFAYATEANYKGFLTLVAHEYFHLWNVKRIRPIALGPFDYENENYTHMLWLSEGCTSFYEDYILRRAGYHTPEAYQDIIALDITRVENQPGSHVQSAAESSWDAWIKEYRPNENSANTTISYYSKGSVLGTLLNLAILSGSAGERSMDDLMRYLYTEYYKKQKRGFTDEEFRQAAEQIAGQPLNDFFSIAVNSADPIDYNRYFAPVGLQLQNRAAKTQDGYLGTATTVTNGKVYVTGVRRGSAAYTDGLNVGDEIISIDSVRVGDDLLRLISGRRVGETLNVLVNRGGFLRRLPVTLTTNPLASYRLAPLPNQTAEQKALYKKWLYIN; encoded by the coding sequence ATGAAAAAAAACGCCCGGCTGCTTTATTTACTTACTGTCTGGACATTTTTTGCCTCCCTTTCTTTAGCTGCCCGGCCACGCGCTGCGGAAGACCCGAATCCGGTCGCGCCAGCCGCCAGCATTACTTACACGCTGGCCATGCCTGAACCCCAAACGCATTACTTTGAGGTGACCATGCAGCTGAAAAACACGGCCGTAGCAACGGGAGCGCGGAAGAACGGTTACGTCGATATCAAGATGCCCGTCTGGACACCGGGGTCTTACCTGATCCGGGAATACGCGAAGAACGTAGAAGGCTTTTCGGCAACTGCCAGTGGCAAACCCGTGCGGAGCGAAAAAATTCGCAAGAATGCCTGGCGGGTGTTCAGTAATGACGACGACCTGACCATTCGCTACCGGGTGTACGCCAACGAACTCACCGTGCGGACGAGCTTCGTGGATGCGGATCACGGCTACGTTACTCCGGCCAGCATGTTTATGTTTCATGACGCGCTCAAAAGCCAGCCACACCGGGTTGTCGTGCAACCGTACACTACCTGGAAGAACGTGGCAACCGGTCTGAAACCGGTGTCTGGTGCAGCCTATACGTACGAAGCGCCGGACTACGATCGGCTGGTGGATTCACCGATTGAGATCGGTAATCATAAAACGTTCTCGTTCACGGCCAGCAACGTACCGCACACAGTGGCCATGTTCGGTGAGGTGGAGTACGACGAAAAGCGGCTGGCGGCTGACTACAAACGGGTCTGCGAAACGGCCGCCAGTGTCGTTGGCGAGCATCCCTGTCAGGACTACACCTTTATTGTGCACCACATCCCACAGGGGGGGGGCGGTCTGGAACACCTCAACTCCACAACCCTCGAAACGAACCGCTTTGCCTACGCCACCGAAGCCAACTACAAAGGCTTCCTGACGCTGGTGGCGCACGAGTATTTTCACCTCTGGAACGTCAAACGCATCCGGCCCATCGCGCTCGGTCCGTTTGACTACGAGAACGAGAACTACACCCACATGCTCTGGCTATCGGAGGGGTGTACGTCGTTTTACGAAGATTATATCCTGCGCCGGGCCGGTTACCATACCCCCGAAGCCTACCAGGATATTATTGCACTGGATATTACCCGGGTTGAAAACCAGCCGGGCAGCCATGTGCAGTCGGCCGCTGAATCGAGCTGGGATGCCTGGATCAAGGAGTACCGCCCCAACGAGAATTCAGCCAACACAACGATCTCGTACTACAGTAAAGGAAGCGTACTCGGGACTTTATTAAATCTGGCGATTCTGTCGGGAAGTGCCGGAGAAAGGAGTATGGACGACCTGATGCGGTATCTATACACCGAGTACTATAAAAAACAGAAGCGTGGCTTTACGGACGAGGAGTTCCGGCAGGCGGCCGAGCAGATAGCCGGTCAGCCGCTGAACGATTTCTTTTCCATCGCCGTCAACTCCGCCGACCCGATTGATTACAACCGGTACTTTGCCCCAGTGGGTCTGCAACTGCAGAACCGGGCAGCCAAAACGCAGGATGGCTATCTGGGCACCGCCACGACGGTAACGAACGGGAAGGTGTACGTAACGGGTGTGCGTCGCGGTTCTGCTGCCTACACCGACGGGCTGAACGTAGGCGATGAGATTATTTCCATCGATAGCGTGCGGGTGGGCGACGATCTGCTGCGGCTGATCAGCGGTCGCCGGGTGGGCGAAACGCTGAATGTATTGGTGAACCGGGGCGGCTTTCTGCGCCGGCTGCCGGTTACGCTGACGACAAATCCGCTGGCGAGTTACCGGCTGGCACCGCTTCCGAATCAGACCGCCGAGCAAAAAGCACTGTACAAGAAGTGGTTGTACATCAATTAA
- a CDS encoding GlcG/HbpS family heme-binding protein, whose protein sequence is MNITLAQAQQAVEAAKQKASEIGTLMNIAVVDAGANLTAFVRMDGAWLGSVDIAMRKARTARYFDMPSGELGKLSQPGGSLYNIEHANGGLITFPGGIPIKNAQGEIIGAIGVSGSTVDNDHTVAQAGVDAIV, encoded by the coding sequence ATGAATATTACCCTTGCTCAAGCCCAGCAGGCTGTAGAGGCTGCTAAACAAAAAGCCAGCGAGATCGGTACGCTGATGAACATTGCCGTGGTTGATGCTGGCGCTAACCTAACCGCTTTTGTGCGCATGGATGGTGCCTGGCTGGGTTCTGTCGACATCGCCATGCGAAAAGCCCGTACCGCCCGCTATTTCGACATGCCCAGCGGTGAACTAGGCAAACTTTCGCAGCCCGGTGGCTCACTCTACAACATAGAACACGCCAACGGTGGCCTGATTACGTTTCCGGGTGGAATTCCGATCAAAAATGCACAGGGGGAGATCATTGGGGCCATTGGCGTGTCGGGGAGTACCGTTGACAACGACCATACTGTTGCCCAGGCGGGCGTCGACGCTATCGTCTAA